ACATTATCCACTAAGCTTACTGTGTTTTTCCCCCAGGTCACCTGGTGAACCTGAAGAGGACTTGTACTTGCAGTGTGATTTAACAGATGATGCAATATACGGCAATGATCCTGTATGTAACCTCACTGTTCACCAAGACTCCCAAGAAGATGTGTATATTGTTCCAGATTCATAGGAGAGACACATCTGAATCGTGAATAttgaaaatatttccatttactGCATACCATAAGCTTTGTCGAATGACTAAATATATTGTTACAAGGCAAAATGAAGTTGCTGCTCTCTGATACAGCTGAcctgtgaaaaaacaaacaaaaaaaaacaaaacaaacaaaaaaaaaccctctggtgcacagatattcagttcaaatgtacaaatgtatacatatatacatgtttgagatatattttattattgtacatCAGCTGTAAAGTTAGGGGATGCAGTTATATGTATGTGTCATTGTGTAGAGGGATTGAAAGAGTAGAACGAGCTTTTAGAGCACAGTAAGTATAAAATGTACTTCTGTCAACTCCATATTTTGCTTTTAGGAATAATGGCAGTTTTTGTTACAAGCATCTCCATTGtcaactgtgttgtttttaatgcttCTTTGATTGCTACCATTCTGTTTTTGGCATTTAATTTTGCATTGGACATActgtgctaattagcacattTTCACAACAATCCAAGGGAATCAACTTGCAgattgaatttgttttttttttttaatgtctttctctTAGTGTGTCTTGACTTACTGAATCATTTTCGTTTTAACCTTTAGCAACAAGAAATGTGGGCAGTTTGTTCATACTTGTGTGGTCAAGTCATGCACGTATTCTGTTTCCTTGAAATCGCTTTCTCATGCTAcaggtttaaaataaaaaatgtattaataccAATTACCTACTTGAATATGCTGAAAACCACCAGAGAGTATCTGTATATGATTAAATGCTGTATATGTGTGCTGACGTGTACAATTATATGAATGGCTGGTTATAATATTCATCAtgtttttgagaaaaaagtTCTAAAGTGGTAATTTATACCTCTGTATTATGTGATCGATTCACTTTTGCCACTTCTACACATGCTCATAACAATTTTTTAACTGCCTGAGagtctgttttcattcactgaTATTAAAAGGATTCAGATTAATAGGATATCCTagagtttattatttttgaacATTATGAAACATGTTCTACAAATTGTTATCAGCCACaatttaaagaaatgtaaagTTGTTAGTTATACAATAGTCATCCCATCCTATTCCCTTACAGTTATTAGCCAAATGTATTTATGGGAAAAtgtgacaacagaaataaagaatTTACCTGCTGAAGTAAACCATTTCCCTGCTTATTATCTgtcaaatactgtaaatgtagaCAAGGTGTGTAATGCAGATTGTGTGAATTATgcacagaaaaaacataaaagatcaAAGAAACCACACAGAAACCTTTAACATTTAAGTAAAACATCAAGTCTTGCAAACAAGAAAAGGTCGGCACCATTATATGTGGCCTGTGGTTCAGACGTATGAAGAGGATGTGAAATTCTTGCTGACCATTTTGCACAGACAAAATCCAGtaatacagaaagagagaacgaaagagagagacagacagacagagagagagagagcttaaTGCTTTGTCCAGAACTTACAGGATAATATGTGAGATTTGTGTTTCTCTGGACTGGAGATGAGCAAAGAGGTTTACagactgtgatgtttttcttcaaTAAGAGTTTTCCTGGTAGGCTACGTGAGAAGCCAGCAGGATTAAAAACAGGGGACAGCCAAACATCAGAGGCTAAAGAGTTCACGCTGTCTATCTTAGATTGCACATGGAAGGGCTTGATAAATACTGTCCCTAATTCTTTTATACTTGTATACTTTGGGTGGTACTGCAACTCAGGACCTTTCAGAATCTAAGATTGAAGAGCTTTACATCCACCCGCAGTTGTGTGATAACTGAGGATGTCATCCTTAAAACAAAGAGTAACACAGGACAAAAGCAAAGAAATGAATGAGTCGTTACTGGGCACAGGTGTAATTTTACCGTAAGAAAAGCGTAATTACAGTTAGCATTTGTGTCTGCAGGGCTGATTAATCTCCTGTTCATTTGTCTGCATATTTATTCAGTCGCTCCGGGTCATTTACGCCCCACCCTTTAATACATCTACTTTATtaattgtaaaacaaaatatgctCATATTTGAGTGACCTTTACGCCATTCAAAGATAAAAACTATAAATTACTCATCAGGGGTGGTGGTGTCACTCCTTGGAATAATTAAACtgcaaacatttcaaaagaGCTTGCTGTcgatttcagttcatttcagcTCGCTCACGGACATCAAGGTGCTCTGCTCATTACTTTCCTTACTGCAAAACCTTGAGCTGCACTTTTTGCATCTCTTAAGTCTTCTATGTGAGCTCTTTTTCTAAAGTGAGTTCTTTTTTCTTGTCTCCACTTATCACTGGATATCTCACAttattatttgttctttttctaaTAACTCATATCTCAACAGCACTTAAAAGCAAACATCACAGACACAACCTTTGATAATCTgtaatgaaaatgcatttacagtatCGTCATTGATATGTAATCTGAACAGTGCAGAGTTTACACAGCAGGCAgcttattttccctttttatacTGTTTCATCTTTTCTGTGGCAAACTCATATTGTTTCTCAAGGCCGCAGACAAATGAGTTCCAAGGTCATTAATGGGAGATAGAAGTTATCGTATCTTTACATGCTGATTCCTCTGGCACACCCTGACCTTCATAATCTACAGTGGTAGATAGTCATTCTTTGGATAAATGacaaatgtgagaaaatatcATGCACGTGCGTTTATTATGAAATGTACATGTGGATATATTCCAGTGCAACAGTTCAGTATGAATAAATCAGAACATTTATTTGGGGTGTTCACATAATTATTGAAATGCATAAGACAAcgagcaaaaaaaaatctaaactatGTGCCTCATAAAACAATACAGcgctttaaataataaatgacagtTAAATTAAATAGTAAACAGCACTAGATAATATGCtgcaacataaaacaacaaaaacaaaatacataagtTAAGGATCATAAATAGAATGAACAATAAATAACTGTATTTTCAAAGGCAAAGCTATGAATGAACAGATCCACTGTTTTTGTCCacaaagtgagagaaaacagcagctctgtgcagtagtaacatgtttttcatcttcaaattgAAGGTTTCAAGTTTAATTTAGTTAACCAATGacaacatgaataaaaatttTCCACctaaatgcaaatattttcacCATGTAACATATTTTATCTAGTGGCAATGCTTTTCCAAAGGTTAGagtttaaagtaaaaaagtctcttattattattattatctatttatttatttatttatttattttgtggcCTTGCCTGGTCTTGCATCAAGCACAGTGACATTTACTGACAATCAAGTCGTCAAAAGGCGTCAACTTCAAATTATCCCTGCTGTCATAGTGCATGATGACCATGGGCTCGTAGGTTGCCGGCACGCAGCAGGGGCGAGGTGTCCCGCCTTTGGTGATCTGGTGCATCCGAGACTTCACCTGCGTGTGCATGCTAGCTGGCTTATAGTTGTGGGGGCAGGTGCCATCACAGTAATGCATCGTATATTCAGCCGGGGCCACCACCCAATCTGTCCAGCCGATGTCTTTGAACGACACGGTGACAGACTTGCGGCAGCACCATCCTCGTTCATCGCAGTTGTCTTCCTTGTTGGAACGAGGCTGCCTCCTTCTCCGTGCCGGTTTGGGCTGCATGAGGCCTAACTCCAGGGAAATGGTTGGATTTACTTTCAGGGCATCTCTTTCACCCACAACCATCCCCACATCTACAACCAGTGACTGATCACCATCAGCCCTCATCCACTTCTCCACCTCAGGGCTGATGTCCAGCATCACATCTTGAGTGCTTGAGACATTAGCATGGATCACAGAGTCTACGTGTGTCCAAGCAGCAGAGTTCACCGGGTTCATCCCACTGACTTTAACATTAATCTCTTGATTTACATCAGGCTGAACTGATGTAGGTTTGTTTAAGATGTGCTTGGAGATCTTCAGTTCAGCCCGAGCTAGTGTCAGTTCAGTTTGAATGTTTGGGTTCTTATGGAAAACAGCTCTATACCACTGCATGCGCTGATCTGTCTGTGGGTGTTCTGCCCTCCGAAGCACTTTCACTGGCACCactgaaaagcagaaaaaacaagaagtgtgcaagagataaaaaagagaagagaagttGGAGACTTGCACTTAGGTAACATCATGACATTGAACAACTGAGGATTagaaacaaagacaacacaagAAAGCATTTAGAAAAATCCTAAACTTGTATTGGGAGTCCTGAAGCTGTCTTGTCATTGGTTGCCTTATCGATGAgattactaaaaaaaacacttgtgttTAAAGTTTATCATCACGTACAAGGTGTGCCAGTCATGCTCATGATTTCTAAAAGCTTGTAGGAATGTGTTTGCTTTGTTCACAGGACAGTTTGATGGCTACATATGTTTAAGCTCTACACAGACCATTTCCATGAAGTCAAAGAACTATAGGTGCAGCAGTTATTTATAGTAGTTGTTACCACACTGGTACAATAGCTTTTGTCCACAGATAAACTCACACTGCAAAGCTTTCCAAAACTTTCCAAAATGATGTTTTACAAGTGTGACAATGGCTAAATTAGGCCTGAGTGTCTACATGGTGCTTACTTCTCTGACAAATATCTCACCTGTGGCTGGAAAGAGCACAGTGGGCATGGTGGGCTGCCAGGTTTCCCTCATCGGCTGGCTGGAATTTGTTCTCATCTCTCTCAGTTTTTCCCTGTAGAGCCGATGCATCTTCCTCAACTCTTGCTCTGAGGCCTTTCGGGCTGGTCGGGGCTCCCTGTCCATACCCAGTGAGCCCAGGATCCCCGTCTTCACTGCCTCCAACAGCAGGACCCTCTGACTGTCCGTTCCGTCCACATCAGGTGCACCTTCGTGGGCCACGTGAGGCCGGCTCTCCCctgagctggagagagagacgAGGAGCAGCAGCACGCAGGAGATGAGTCGGCGGAGTGTGTGTGATCTGAGCATGGTGAGCCTGCCAGGTGCTGAAGGTTTGGTCTATGAGTGTTGCAGCTCAGTGGATTGGAACTTGTCCATGTTATGAATGAAATTCTTGACATGCTTTTATTTGTAGAGCTTCTGTGTTGCCACACCCCTGGTTGGTCAGGTGAGCCGCTGATGGGCTCAGCAAGGGCCATATGTCATTATGTGGCAACATTGTGCAGCATTGTGTTAGGTGTTGACAACATGTTGCCTACGgaattaaaaactgtgaaaataatttGAACTAATGGcaacttttttcagttttctcagcAAATAATGAGAAGTGAAAgcagaaacaagagaaagaagCTGACCTAAAATAAAGGGATAAGATTTGGTTACGTCACAGGTACACGGTGTGCATCTCAGCATGTTACTTCAACAGGATTGTCTAGTTATGCGTCACTTAATCAAATAAATGACCATATGTCTTACAGTGACCAGTACTAAGGAGGGGGGCAATGGGCAATTACATTAGCTCCTCCGGGgttaataatgatgatgtgaTAGTTGTGTCTCTGTTCCCTTGCAACCCTGTCTGGTACAGTCAGAGGTCAGGATCAGCCACAGACCTGGGAGggattcagtgtcttgctctTTTGCTCACACAGGGCTCAAATGTGGTAAATCCAGTCTATGGACAGTCACTCTAAATATTAAGCTTCTCTGTCAAAGACTGCAAGCTGCTATATTAACAGTCCAACCTTTTCTAACAGCTTTAATCGAcgacaaagacacaaaaatgagGGTTAATGAGTCAATGATCTGCATGTCACCCCTCCGG
This sequence is a window from Thunnus albacares chromosome 12, fThuAlb1.1, whole genome shotgun sequence. Protein-coding genes within it:
- the LOC122994242 gene encoding growth/differentiation factor 3 — protein: MLRSHTLRRLISCVLLLLVSLSSSGESRPHVAHEGAPDVDGTDSQRVLLLEAVKTGILGSLGMDREPRPARKASEQELRKMHRLYREKLREMRTNSSQPMRETWQPTMPTVLFPATVVPVKVLRRAEHPQTDQRMQWYRAVFHKNPNIQTELTLARAELKISKHILNKPTSVQPDVNQEINVKVSGMNPVNSAAWTHVDSVIHANVSSTQDVMLDISPEVEKWMRADGDQSLVVDVGMVVGERDALKVNPTISLELGLMQPKPARRRRQPRSNKEDNCDERGWCCRKSVTVSFKDIGWTDWVVAPAEYTMHYCDGTCPHNYKPASMHTQVKSRMHQITKGGTPRPCCVPATYEPMVIMHYDSRDNLKLTPFDDLIVSKCHCA